In Sulfolobales archaeon, one genomic interval encodes:
- a CDS encoding ABC transporter ATP-binding protein yields the protein MRSSSEVHLKTVNITKKFGGLIAVNKVSIEVLKSSITLLIGPNGCGKTTLVNTITGVYKPDGGRVYFNGEDITGLPPDQIYKKGLVRTFQIPSPFTKLSVLDNLLVAARGNPGERFRYHLFKKTWLEYEVRAVEKAFEIMRILNIERYWDREVSELDAGALKLIEIGRALMSDASMIILDEPIAGVNPRLAHDIFSHIVNVRNKLGITFLIIEHRLDIALKYVDHVYVMNQGMIISSGTPSDIVRDEKVRTVYLGVSSSAGS from the coding sequence ATGAGAAGTTCTTCGGAAGTTCATCTGAAGACCGTGAATATTACTAAGAAGTTTGGCGGTTTAATAGCTGTTAATAAGGTCAGCATAGAGGTTTTGAAAAGCTCTATAACTCTTCTGATAGGTCCTAACGGTTGTGGAAAGACAACTCTCGTGAATACTATAACAGGTGTATACAAGCCAGATGGAGGAAGAGTTTACTTTAACGGCGAAGATATAACAGGATTACCTCCAGACCAGATCTATAAGAAAGGACTTGTGAGAACATTTCAAATACCTTCTCCATTCACCAAGCTCAGTGTTCTCGATAATCTTCTGGTAGCAGCTAGAGGCAACCCCGGAGAGAGGTTTAGATATCATTTGTTTAAGAAAACATGGCTGGAGTATGAGGTGAGAGCGGTTGAGAAAGCATTTGAGATAATGAGAATACTTAACATAGAGAGATACTGGGATAGAGAGGTTTCAGAATTAGATGCGGGAGCTCTCAAGCTGATAGAGATCGGGAGAGCTCTTATGTCGGATGCCAGCATGATAATACTAGATGAACCTATAGCAGGTGTCAATCCTAGACTTGCTCATGATATATTCTCTCACATAGTAAATGTGAGAAACAAGCTCGGCATAACATTTCTAATCATAGAACACAGACTTGATATAGCTCTTAAATACGTAGATCATGTCTATGTAATGAATCAAGGCATGATAATATCCTCAGGAACACCCTCAGACATCGTGAGAGATGAGAAGGTTAGAACTGTATATCTAGGGGTGAGTAGCAGTGCTGGTAGTTAG